A section of the Leminorella richardii genome encodes:
- the yciA gene encoding acyl-CoA thioester hydrolase YciA has product MSTKSRSPRGELVLRTLAMPADTNANGDIFGGWIMSQMDIGGAILAKEIAQGRVVTVAVDAITFLKPVSVGDVVCCYAHCARTGKSSMTVNMEIWVKKVSSEPIGQRYCVTEAVFTYVAVTDDGRSRSLPEGKRNYTAE; this is encoded by the coding sequence ATGAGTACAAAAAGCCGCTCTCCTCGTGGAGAGCTCGTTTTGAGAACGCTGGCGATGCCAGCCGATACCAATGCCAACGGCGATATCTTCGGCGGCTGGATTATGTCGCAGATGGACATCGGTGGCGCAATCCTCGCTAAAGAAATAGCTCAGGGTCGAGTCGTCACCGTTGCCGTTGACGCGATTACGTTCTTAAAGCCCGTTTCCGTTGGTGATGTAGTCTGCTGCTATGCCCACTGCGCCCGTACCGGTAAAAGCTCAATGACTGTCAATATGGAAATCTGGGTGAAGAAAGTGTCTTCAGAGCCTATTGGGCAGCGCTACTGCGTCACAGAAGCAGTATTTACCTATGTGGCAGTCACTGACGATGGACGGTCGCGCTCACTGCCGGAAGGAAAGAGAAACTACACGGCGGAATAG
- a CDS encoding septation protein A: protein MKQLLDFLPLVVFFGFYKFYDILTATKALIVATAIAVIYSLIKYRKVEKMMLVTFVMVLIFGTLTIKYNSTEFIKWKVTVIYGLFAGGFLFSQLVLKKIVIKSMLGKEISLPDAVWSRLNISWALFFLFCGLLNVYIAFWHSLDAWMNFKVFGLTGLTFAFTLLSGVYIYRHMAEKEKGDTNTPE, encoded by the coding sequence ATGAAGCAGTTACTTGATTTTCTACCCTTGGTTGTCTTTTTTGGTTTCTATAAGTTTTACGACATTCTTACCGCCACCAAAGCGCTGATTGTCGCCACAGCAATTGCTGTTATCTACAGTCTAATCAAATATCGCAAGGTTGAGAAAATGATGCTGGTCACGTTCGTGATGGTGCTTATTTTCGGAACCCTGACAATTAAATATAACTCTACTGAGTTTATTAAATGGAAAGTCACCGTTATTTATGGGCTATTTGCCGGTGGTTTTCTATTTAGCCAGCTGGTGCTTAAAAAAATCGTCATTAAAAGCATGCTGGGCAAAGAAATTTCGCTTCCAGACGCGGTTTGGTCACGCCTGAATATTTCCTGGGCGCTATTTTTCCTTTTTTGCGGCCTGCTAAACGTTTATATTGCCTTTTGGCACTCTCTGGACGCCTGGATGAATTTTAAGGTTTTTGGCCTTACGGGATTGACCTTCGCCTTTACGCTGTTAAGTGGAGTTTATATCTATCGCCACATGGCAGAAAAGGAAAAGGGCGATACCAACACGCCTGAATAA
- a CDS encoding SulP family inorganic anion transporter encodes MFSRVFLKWMPGLANLLAYDRAWLKPDIQAGLSVAAVALPVAIAYSELANLGAIVGLYSCILPMIAYAFFGSSRQLIVGPDATTCAVIAAVVTPLAAGDSSMQWQLTVIMTLMMGGWCLLASKFRLGALADLLSQPILTGLLNGVAVTIMVGQIAKILGITLQPSELIEKIIALPFLILDSHLFTVGMSALTLLLLIVIRTFRRQWPAPLLAIAIATALSWGGSLQNYGIETLGNSGLDGVLPMVDWHSFQPGLMRELVIPALNLALISFVSLMLTARSFAAKNGYDIDADAEFRALGMANIMSGLSQGFAISGADSRTAVNDANGGKSQLVSIIAALVIAIIVLFFTQPLQYIPVSALGVVLVFSAWSLMDLKGIWHLRRRNRSAFWLASFTFICVLMIGVIQGIGLAVLLGLLQFLRTVFRPTEQLLGVNDDGMIHSLGNNSEVKAVPGVMMYRFNSPLTYFNVAYFKRRILNLVDSTPFQPRWVVIDAVASFTYADISVLASIDELKRDLKNRQVKLVLAGRRTELTRWFKDNRPAHKEEDMLLVPDLYLALKLIQSKESVDEAVSDTL; translated from the coding sequence ATGTTTTCGCGCGTATTTTTAAAGTGGATGCCCGGATTGGCCAATCTGCTTGCTTACGATAGGGCCTGGTTAAAACCCGATATTCAGGCGGGGCTGTCTGTGGCGGCTGTCGCTCTGCCGGTGGCTATTGCCTATTCTGAATTGGCCAATCTAGGGGCGATTGTCGGCCTGTATTCCTGCATCCTGCCGATGATTGCCTATGCGTTTTTTGGTTCGTCTCGCCAACTGATTGTTGGCCCCGATGCGACCACCTGTGCGGTTATTGCTGCGGTAGTAACACCTTTGGCGGCGGGCGATTCGTCAATGCAGTGGCAGCTGACCGTTATCATGACACTGATGATGGGCGGCTGGTGCCTGCTGGCCAGTAAGTTCCGACTGGGTGCGCTGGCGGATCTGCTTTCCCAACCCATTCTGACCGGGCTGCTCAACGGCGTTGCCGTAACCATCATGGTAGGGCAGATAGCCAAAATACTGGGTATTACTCTCCAGCCTAGCGAGCTTATTGAGAAGATTATTGCGCTGCCGTTTTTGATCTTGGACAGTCACCTGTTCACTGTGGGCATGTCAGCTCTAACGCTGTTGCTGCTGATAGTGATTAGAACGTTTCGTCGTCAGTGGCCTGCACCGCTGTTGGCAATAGCCATTGCGACGGCTTTATCATGGGGCGGTTCACTTCAGAACTACGGGATCGAAACTCTTGGTAACTCTGGGCTTGACGGTGTACTGCCCATGGTTGACTGGCACAGCTTTCAGCCAGGGCTAATGCGAGAATTGGTGATCCCTGCGCTTAACCTGGCTCTGATAAGCTTTGTTAGTCTTATGCTGACTGCGCGCAGCTTTGCCGCCAAGAACGGCTATGACATTGACGCTGATGCCGAGTTTCGCGCGTTGGGCATGGCGAACATTATGTCCGGCCTGTCTCAGGGATTTGCCATCAGCGGGGCGGATTCCCGTACGGCAGTTAACGATGCTAACGGCGGCAAGAGCCAGCTGGTTTCTATTATTGCCGCGCTGGTTATCGCAATTATCGTGCTGTTTTTTACTCAGCCCCTGCAATATATTCCCGTTTCTGCATTAGGTGTTGTGCTGGTATTTTCCGCCTGGTCGCTGATGGATTTGAAGGGCATCTGGCACCTTCGGCGGCGTAACCGTTCGGCGTTTTGGCTGGCGAGCTTTACCTTTATCTGCGTTTTGATGATCGGTGTGATACAGGGAATCGGCCTAGCGGTGCTGCTGGGGCTGTTGCAGTTTCTTCGCACGGTGTTCCGCCCAACAGAACAGCTGTTGGGTGTGAATGACGACGGCATGATCCACTCTTTAGGCAATAATAGCGAAGTAAAGGCTGTGCCGGGGGTGATGATGTACCGATTTAACTCACCGCTCACCTACTTTAACGTCGCCTACTTTAAGCGCCGCATTCTGAACTTAGTGGACAGCACGCCGTTCCAGCCTCGTTGGGTGGTGATTGACGCTGTTGCGAGCTTTACCTATGCGGACATCAGCGTTTTAGCTTCAATTGATGAGCTAAAACGAGACCTAAAGAACCGGCAGGTAAAACTGGTGCTGGCAGGGCGGAGAACCGAGCTTACGCGCTGGTTTAAAGACAATCGTCCGGCTCATAAAGAAGAGGATATGCTGCTGGTGCCCGACCTGTATCTCGCATTAAAGCTTATTCAAAGCAAGGAAAGTGTAGATGAGGCGGTATCGGATACGCTGTAA
- a CDS encoding YciC family protein — protein sequence MPITANSLFRDSLNFIRYQLSSFIMLALLASFIFYLLIQATAPDVTQLHQLIIQSVGSAQLSAEELQTSLKSLSLEQQQEIVRMAVPLFGSIALSVFLSDLILVAGVITLTIQVSQGMRTSALRAIGSSATSLPTLMILTAAAYLLILFGMSIYLLPGIFFAFVLVLSPIVLLESKKGLIYAITTSWTLAFAHVRLVLPMLLFTLSAKFILFAFTVNASSVSPTLAVLLMTAISNMLTAFMFVYLFRLYMQNR from the coding sequence ATGCCCATCACGGCCAATTCCCTTTTCCGTGACAGCCTGAATTTTATTCGCTATCAGCTTTCCAGCTTTATCATGCTGGCTTTACTGGCTTCGTTTATTTTCTATTTATTGATACAGGCAACCGCTCCCGACGTCACTCAGCTTCATCAGCTGATTATTCAATCAGTGGGCAGCGCACAGCTCAGTGCAGAAGAACTTCAGACTTCACTAAAGAGTTTAAGCCTTGAGCAACAGCAGGAAATCGTTCGTATGGCGGTTCCTCTATTCGGCTCTATTGCGCTTAGCGTTTTTCTTAGCGATCTGATTTTGGTCGCTGGAGTGATTACTTTGACGATTCAGGTATCTCAAGGAATGCGTACCAGCGCGCTCAGGGCTATTGGTTCCTCAGCAACCTCACTACCCACTCTGATGATCCTCACCGCTGCAGCCTACTTGCTGATCCTGTTTGGAATGTCTATCTACCTACTTCCCGGCATTTTTTTCGCCTTTGTGCTGGTGCTTTCTCCTATTGTTTTATTAGAAAGCAAAAAAGGCCTGATTTACGCTATCACAACCAGTTGGACTTTGGCGTTTGCCCACGTGCGTCTGGTACTGCCGATGCTGCTGTTCACTCTGTCTGCCAAATTCATTCTCTTTGCGTTTACGGTTAACGCCTCTTCTGTCTCGCCAACTCTGGCGGTACTTTTGATGACGGCTATCAGCAATATGCTTACTGCATTTATGTTTGTATATCTGTTTCGCCTCTATATGCAGAATCGGTAA
- the ompW gene encoding outer membrane protein OmpW — translation MKVKALPLACLVAAMLAPSVTLAHEAGEFLFRAGSVTVRPNEGSDNVLGLGSFNVNNDTQLGLTFGYMITDNIGIELLGATPFQHDVGVGKVGTIATVKHLPPSLMLQYYFGSKESQWRPYLGAGVNYTTFFSEDFNKTGKGAGLSNLSVDDSWGVALQAGLDYNVDKNWMVNASVWWMNIETDVNFTSTDSSGNRTRHSIDTRLDPWAFMFGVGYKF, via the coding sequence ATGAAAGTAAAAGCATTACCTTTGGCATGTTTAGTGGCTGCAATGTTGGCTCCCTCTGTCACTCTGGCGCACGAGGCCGGTGAATTCCTGTTCCGTGCGGGTTCTGTAACGGTTAGACCGAATGAAGGTTCTGACAACGTATTAGGCTTAGGCTCATTTAACGTTAATAACGACACGCAGCTTGGCTTAACGTTTGGCTATATGATTACCGACAACATCGGTATTGAACTGCTGGGCGCGACGCCGTTCCAGCACGACGTCGGTGTGGGTAAGGTTGGTACTATCGCTACAGTGAAGCACCTGCCGCCTTCACTGATGCTGCAATACTACTTTGGTTCTAAAGAGAGCCAGTGGCGTCCTTATCTGGGCGCTGGCGTAAACTACACGACCTTCTTTAGCGAAGACTTTAACAAGACAGGTAAAGGCGCAGGTCTGAGCAACCTGAGCGTTGATGACTCTTGGGGCGTAGCGCTGCAGGCTGGTCTTGACTATAACGTTGATAAAAACTGGATGGTTAACGCATCCGTTTGGTGGATGAACATTGAAACTGATGTGAACTTCACCTCTACTGACTCATCAGGTAATCGCACTCGCCACAGCATTGATACGCGCCTTGACCCATGGGCGTTTATGTTCGGCGTTGGCTATAAGTTTTAA
- the ppx gene encoding exopolyphosphatase, whose amino-acid sequence MPLTETNASQQQEIAAIDLGSNSFHMVIARVVNGALQVLGRLKQRVRLADGLDKDNVLSEEAMLRGLNCLSLFAERLQGFPINSVRIVATHTLRQAVNSQAFLERAKEILPYPIEIISGQEEARLIFMGVAHTQPEKGRKLVLDIGGGSTEMVIGEDFTPLLAESRRMGCVSFSRQFFPDGEISQQNFNRARITAEQKLESMAWQYKIHGWQYAFGASGTIKAVHNVIIEEMGESDGVITPERLDWVIKQTLKFKSFRSLKLAGLSPDRQGVFVAGLAILSAVFNALSLKALHLSDGALREGVIYEMEHHFRHQDIRSRTALSLAEHYNIDRDQANRVLKLTKNLYAQWLEQNQQLADPQLEALLSWAAMLHEVGLSINYSNLQRHSAYILQNTNLPGFNQEHQLLLATLVRFHRKSIKIDDLPDFNLFRRRQVIPVIQLLRLAVLLSNQRRATTEPDYLTLKSDGFHMTLVFPLDYLDTNSLVQADLEREQEYWEDVSGWSLILESDS is encoded by the coding sequence ATGCCTTTAACCGAAACTAACGCATCACAACAACAAGAAATTGCCGCTATCGATCTGGGGTCGAACAGCTTTCATATGGTTATTGCCCGAGTCGTTAACGGTGCGCTACAGGTTCTTGGTCGCCTGAAGCAGCGGGTACGACTCGCTGACGGGTTAGACAAAGATAACGTTCTGAGTGAAGAAGCGATGCTCCGCGGGCTTAACTGCCTTAGCCTGTTTGCCGAACGTCTGCAGGGTTTTCCCATTAATAGTGTACGCATTGTCGCAACGCACACTCTCCGGCAGGCGGTCAACAGTCAGGCATTTCTCGAACGCGCTAAAGAGATCCTACCTTACCCAATAGAAATCATCTCCGGGCAGGAAGAAGCGCGGCTTATCTTTATGGGGGTCGCCCATACACAGCCAGAAAAAGGCCGCAAGCTAGTTCTTGATATCGGCGGTGGCTCAACGGAAATGGTTATCGGTGAGGACTTCACCCCCCTTCTCGCCGAAAGCCGCCGCATGGGCTGTGTCAGCTTTTCTCGCCAGTTCTTTCCAGACGGTGAAATCAGCCAGCAGAACTTCAACAGAGCTCGGATTACTGCGGAACAAAAGCTGGAAAGCATGGCCTGGCAGTACAAAATTCACGGCTGGCAGTACGCCTTCGGTGCATCAGGCACCATCAAAGCGGTTCACAACGTCATCATTGAAGAAATGGGTGAGTCCGACGGCGTTATTACGCCGGAGCGGCTTGACTGGGTAATCAAGCAAACGCTGAAGTTCAAATCGTTTCGCTCACTCAAGCTGGCGGGGCTTTCTCCTGACCGTCAGGGCGTGTTTGTTGCCGGCTTGGCGATCCTGAGTGCTGTGTTCAACGCCCTGTCGCTCAAGGCGCTTCATTTGTCCGACGGCGCGCTTCGTGAAGGCGTTATTTATGAAATGGAGCATCATTTCAGACATCAGGATATTCGCAGCCGCACGGCTCTCAGCCTAGCGGAGCACTATAATATCGATCGCGATCAGGCCAATCGGGTTTTAAAGCTTACCAAAAACCTATATGCCCAGTGGCTTGAACAAAACCAGCAGTTGGCCGATCCCCAGCTAGAGGCACTGCTAAGCTGGGCCGCCATGCTGCACGAAGTTGGTCTCAGCATCAATTACAGTAACCTACAGCGGCATTCTGCCTATATTTTACAGAATACCAACCTGCCCGGTTTTAACCAGGAGCACCAGCTGCTGCTGGCTACGCTGGTGCGCTTTCACCGTAAAAGCATCAAGATTGACGATCTGCCGGACTTTAACCTGTTCAGACGACGTCAGGTCATTCCGGTGATTCAGCTGCTTCGTTTGGCCGTTCTGCTGAGCAACCAGCGGCGAGCAACAACAGAGCCGGACTATTTAACACTTAAAAGCGACGGTTTTCATATGACTCTGGTCTTCCCCCTCGACTATCTGGACACCAACAGTCTGGTACAGGCCGATTTGGAGCGGGAACAGGAATATTGGGAAGACGTCAGCGGCTGGAGCCTTATATTAGAAAGCGATAGCTAA
- the fabA gene encoding bifunctional 3-hydroxydecanoyl-ACP dehydratase/trans-2-decenoyl-ACP isomerase, with protein sequence MFEKRESYTKEDLLASGRGELFGAGGPPLPAPSMLMMDRIIKMTETGGQYDKGYVEAELDINPDLWFFACHFIGDPVMPGCLGLDALWQLVGFYLGWLGGEGKGRALGVGEVKLTGQVLPTAKKVTYRLHMKRVVNRRLIMGMADGEVLVDGRVIYTATDLKVGLFKDTSAF encoded by the coding sequence ATGTTTGAGAAACGCGAATCCTATACCAAAGAAGACCTTTTAGCCTCTGGTCGCGGTGAACTTTTTGGCGCTGGTGGTCCTCCGCTCCCCGCTCCCAGCATGCTTATGATGGATCGCATTATCAAAATGACAGAAACCGGTGGCCAGTACGATAAGGGCTATGTTGAAGCCGAGCTGGATATCAATCCGGATCTGTGGTTCTTCGCCTGCCACTTTATTGGCGATCCCGTCATGCCAGGCTGCCTTGGCCTAGATGCTCTATGGCAGCTGGTTGGCTTCTATCTGGGCTGGCTGGGCGGTGAAGGTAAAGGCCGCGCGCTGGGCGTTGGCGAGGTCAAACTGACGGGCCAAGTTCTGCCGACAGCGAAAAAAGTGACCTACCGCCTCCACATGAAGCGTGTAGTTAACCGTCGCCTGATTATGGGCATGGCTGATGGCGAAGTGCTGGTTGACGGCCGTGTGATCTACACTGCCACCGACCTGAAGGTGGGGCTGTTTAAAGACACCAGCGCCTTCTAA